Proteins encoded together in one Acipenser ruthenus chromosome 22, fAciRut3.2 maternal haplotype, whole genome shotgun sequence window:
- the LOC117412787 gene encoding glutaredoxin domain-containing cysteine-rich protein 2-like has translation MEELQRKLSQRYEDKPKKVRFKISSSYSGRVLKQVYEDGQELESPEVAYPHSFIHGKFPKHMEGELMCNFAELQDQGFYSPTTLTAQRINVFRDGNKYHLAGGSSLFNDFTPADSKPSPVLDFGKIIIYTSNLRIIRTSQGKKELANRFIHNRDGSDGYSITPAGENGAQNPTQREPAEDQNAKPANALEGVSESGCLQCGGSGCAPCSLCHGSKLSMLANRFKESIRALRCPACNANGLQPCQACTHSNSNSI, from the exons ATGGAGGAACTTCAAAGGAAACTTAGTCAGAGATATGAAGACAAGCCAAAGAAAGTAAGATTCAAAATATCTTCTTCTTACAGTGGCAGAGTTTTGAAACAAGTCTATGAAGATGGGCAGGAGTTGGAGAGTCCAGAGGTGGCATATCCACACAGTTTTATACATGGGAAATTTCCCAAGCATATGGAGGGTGAACTGATGTGTAATTTTGCAGAGCTACAGGATCAAGGATTTTATTCACCAACCACCTTAACAGCCCAGAGAATCAATGTTTTCAGAGATGGGAATAAGTACCATCTTGCTGGAGGATCATCTCTATTCAATGACTTCACCCCAGCGGATTCTAAA CCTTCCCCTGTTTTAGACTTTGGCAAGATAATCATCTATACCAGCAATCTGAGAATAATCAGAACTTCTCAGGGGAAGAAGGAATTAGCAAACAGGTTTATTCACAACCGGGACGGAAGTGATGGTTACTCCATAACACCTGCAGGGGAGAACGGAGCGCAGAACCCCACCCAGCGGGAGCCTGCAGAGGATCAGAACGCAAAACCTGCAAACGCTCTG GAGGGGGTCTCAGAGTCTGGCTGTCTGCAGTGTGGAGGATCTGGCTGTGCCCCCTGCTCGCTGTGCCATGGAAGCAAACTGTCGATGCTAGCCAACCGCTTCAAGGAGTCAATTAGGGCTTTACGCTGTCCTGCCTGCAATGCAAATGGCTTGCAGCCCTGCCAGGCCTGTAcacacagcaacagcaacagcatctGA
- the LOC117431555 gene encoding PRELI domain-containing protein 2-like isoform X2, which produces MMFDLLWMHKYPTPLEEHVTGIKTVEEKTDNISGIIYRRKIATCNNVIPKFLRKINFLNVNDVHIEEESWLDMKQRILNIKSRCLTWAQYSTFHEVSVFKQSVENPNWTEFHQKGSIVVTGAGKLNRLCEVFAQAFFNKGVKKSVNIMETILEQRCGRPFL; this is translated from the exons ATGATGTTTGACCTGCTCTGGATGCATAAG TATCCAACTCCCCTTGAGGAACATGTAACCGGAATTAAAACTGTAGAAGAAAAAACAG ACAACATCTCAGGAATTATTTATAGAAGGAAGATAGCAACTTGCAACAATGTGATTCCCAAGTTCTTGAGAAAG ATCAACTTCTTGAATGTTAACGATGTCCATATAGAAGAGGAGTCCTGGCTGGATATGAAACAAAGAATTCTGAATATCAAAAGCCGCTGCCTCACCTGGGCCCAATACTCCACGTTTCATGAAGTATCGGTCTTCAAGCAGAGTGTAGAAAACCCAAACTG GACTGAATTCCATCAGAAAGGGAGCATCGTTGTCACTGGTGCAGGGAAACTGAACCGGTTGTGTGAAGTATTTGCTCAAGCGTTTTTTAACAAAGGAGTCAAAAAG AGTGTGAACATAATGGAGACCATTCTAGAACAAAGATGCGGCCGTCCCTTCTTGTAA
- the LOC117431555 gene encoding PRELI domain-containing protein 2-like isoform X1 — protein sequence MVITVEISKMYKYPFEVVVNIHLNKYPTPLEEHVTGIKTVEEKTDNISGIIYRRKIATCNNVIPKFLRKINFLNVNDVHIEEESWLDMKQRILNIKSRCLTWAQYSTFHEVSVFKQSVENPNWTEFHQKGSIVVTGAGKLNRLCEVFAQAFFNKGVKKSVNIMETILEQRCGRPFL from the exons ATGGTAATTACGGTGGAAATAAGCAAGATGTACAAATACCCATTTGAAGTCGTTGTAAATATACACTTAAATAAG TATCCAACTCCCCTTGAGGAACATGTAACCGGAATTAAAACTGTAGAAGAAAAAACAG ACAACATCTCAGGAATTATTTATAGAAGGAAGATAGCAACTTGCAACAATGTGATTCCCAAGTTCTTGAGAAAG ATCAACTTCTTGAATGTTAACGATGTCCATATAGAAGAGGAGTCCTGGCTGGATATGAAACAAAGAATTCTGAATATCAAAAGCCGCTGCCTCACCTGGGCCCAATACTCCACGTTTCATGAAGTATCGGTCTTCAAGCAGAGTGTAGAAAACCCAAACTG GACTGAATTCCATCAGAAAGGGAGCATCGTTGTCACTGGTGCAGGGAAACTGAACCGGTTGTGTGAAGTATTTGCTCAAGCGTTTTTTAACAAAGGAGTCAAAAAG AGTGTGAACATAATGGAGACCATTCTAGAACAAAGATGCGGCCGTCCCTTCTTGTAA